Proteins encoded by one window of Primulina huaijiensis isolate GDHJ02 chromosome 1, ASM1229523v2, whole genome shotgun sequence:
- the LOC140975845 gene encoding uncharacterized protein: MKTVGKWRIWRPRTSPHLFLPPRLHHLYSSSSAAAAWYKPPTHDHHSPVQDTDPIITTLSQAIQNSDSKSLQTSLKQILPSVEPQHIITLITLNPDSLSPNCLFSFFTWLSSHSYSTFRHTLHSYCTMIHFLCTHQLLSEAKSLLQTVVSRKGKNSASEVFAVILETKGAQRSDLYFFTGLMNTYLELGFVSDAIQCFRLSKKHKFRVSFDACRKVLEHLMKLKSFKAVWGFYKEILGCGYPASLYFFNKLMHRFCKEGEIMVAQSIFCEIRKWGLRPSVVSFNTLINGYVKLGDLNEGFRLKASMEASGLQPDIYTYNVLINGMCREGRMGDASELFIEMLNKELVPNYVTFTTLINGHCKNGRMDLAMEIYQRMLGESLTPDLITYNTILSGLCRKGDMNKAQDLVFEMNTKGLKPDKITYTTLIDGFCKEGDLDKAFEYREMMIKESIVLDNVVYTTLIYGLCHEGKAFDAEKMLREMMSVGLKPDDATYTMVINEFCKIGDIKSASKLFKEMQKKGHIPSVVTYNVLMNGYCKQGQMKNANLLLNAMLNLGVNPDDITYNILLEGHCTYGNPKDVYKLRSAKGLILDYPSYTSVISSLSKMTSSHRG, encoded by the coding sequence ATGAAAACTGTAGGAAAATGGCGGATATGGCGACCAAGAACATCTCCTCATCTCTTCCTCCCTCCTCGATTACACCACCTGTACTCCTCCTCCTCCGCTGCCGCCGCCTGGTACAAACCTCCTACGCATGACCACCACAGTCCGGTGCAGGACACGGATCCCATCATCACCACCCTTTCTCAGGCCATCCAAAATTCCGATTCAAAATCACTCCAAACTTCTCTCAAACAAATTCTCCCTTCTGTAGAACCCCAACACATAATAACCCTTATCACCCTAAACCCCGACTCGCTGTCTCCAAACTGTCTATTTTCTTTCTTCACATGGCTTTCTTCTCACAGCTATTCCACTTTCCGCCACACCTTGCACTCTTACTGCACGATGATCCACTTTCTTTGCACCCACCAATTGCTTTCGGAAGCAAAAAGTTTGCTCCAAACAGTTGTttcaagaaaaggaaaaaattcgGCTTCTGAAGTTTTTGCAGTAATCCTTGAAACTAAAGGTGCCCAAAGATCCGATCTTTATTTCTTCACTGGATTAATGAATACTTATTTAGAACTGGGCTTTGTCTCCGATGCTATACAGTGCTTCAGGTTGtctaaaaaacataaatttcgaGTTTCCTTTGATGCCTGTAGGAAAGTGCTTGAACATCTAATGAAGTTGAAGTCTTTCAAGGCGGTATGGGGATTCTACAAGGAGATTTTGGGATGTGGGTATCCAGcaagtttatattttttcaacAAGTTAATGCATAGGTTTTGTAAAGAAGGAGAAATAATGGTCGCTCAGTCTATTTTTTGTGAAATTAGAAAATGGGGTTTAAGGCCAAGTGTTGTTTCTTTTAATACTCTAATAAACGGTTATGTTAAGCTTGGTGATTTGAACGAAGGGTTTAGGTTGAAAGCTTCGATGGAGGCCAGTGGGCTTCAACCTGATATTTATACTTATAATGTTCTGATCAATGGAATGTGCAGAGAGGGTCGAATGGGTGATGCAAGCGAATTGTTCATTGAGATGCTGAACAAAGAATTGGTTCCAAACTACGTCACTTTCACGACGTTGATTAACGGCCATTGCAAGAACGGTAGGATGGACTTGGCCATGGAAATATATCAGAGAATGTTGGGTGAAAGCTTGACTCCTGATTTGATCACTTATAATACGATTCTCAGTGGTCTTTGCAGGAAGGGAGATATGAATAAAGCACAAGACCTTGTTTTTGAGATGAATACAAAGGGATTGAAGCCTGATAAAATCACATATACAACATTAATTGATGGGTTTTGTAAGGAGGGAGATTTGGACAAGGCTTTTGAATATAGGGAAATGATGATTAAAGAAAGTATTGTGCTTGATAATGTTGTTTACACGACCCTAATTTATGGTTTGTGTCATGAAGGGAAAGCTTTTGATGCAGAAAAAATGTTGAGGGAAATGATGAGCGTTGGTTTGAAGCCTGACGATGCTACGTATACCATGGTCATTAATGAATTCTGTAAGATAGGGGATATTAAGAGTGCTTCTAAGCTGTTCAAGGAGATGCAAAAAAAGGGGCATATACCATCTGTTGTGACTTATAATGTGCTTATGAATGGCTATTGCAAGCAAGGACAGATGAAAAATGCAAACTTGCTTCTAAATGCGATGCTTAACTTAGGGGTTAATCCAGATGATATTACATATAACATCTTATTGGAGGGGCACTGCACATATGGAAACCCCAAGGATGTCTATAAATTGCGGAGTGCTAAAGGGCTTATTCTTGATTATCCTTCTTACACTTCTGTTATTAGCTCCTTGAGTAAAATGACTAGCTCACACAGGGGATGA
- the LOC140980705 gene encoding U-box domain-containing protein 21-like, producing MILSWRSSRGGASVRKSEVSKGFSVDLELTIPTHFRCPISLELMKDPVTLLTGITYDRDSIEKWIDTGNVRCPVTNQILTNFEQIPNHILRKMIQDWCVKNKSHGVERIPTPRVPISRLEVLDICSKMVAATRLGDGKKCIELVVKITILAKESERNKRCIVENGIGSALTDSFEYFSRFSIDIHENLLKEVLSALAWAPPRTQEGISKLKSTNSLHCMALFLNEEDLLTRRNAISVLKELVCADQDYIDRLKRIDGIEEKLFQILEVPICPKATEACLVVIHHMMVFEKTTGGLIISKFIQMGLIPLILELLVDGDRGVCDKALVVLDRLCNAKEGKDIVHDNALSIPLLVKKILHVSDAATDLSISILYKLISGENGSCNGVVEAVKLGAFQKLLVVLQVGCGKRTKEKITELFKMMNMFRDEVDCFESYVGFKYLKIPN from the coding sequence ATGATCCTCTCGTGGAGAAGTAGCAGAGGTGGTGCGAGTGTCAGAAAAAGTGAGGTTTCGAAAGGGTTTAGTGTAGATCTTGAACTCACCATTCCTACTCATTTTCGGTGCCCGATATCGCTGGAGTTGATGAAAGATCCGGTCACGTTGTTGACGGGGATTACATACGATAGGGATAGCATCGAGAAATGGATCGATACCGGGAATGTGAGGTGCCCCGTGACCAATCAAATCTTGACAAATTTTGAGCAAATCCCAAATCATATCTTACGAAAAATGATTCAAGACTGGTGTGTTAAGAATAAGTCTCATGGAGTTGAGAGGATTCCAACACCTAGAGTTCCGATCTCTCGACTGGAGGTACTCGATATTTGTTCGAAAATGGTAGCTGCAACAAGACTTGGAGATGGGAAAAAGTGCATCGAGTTGGTGGTCAAGATCACGATTTTGGCCAAAGAAAGCGAAAGAAACAAGCGCTGCATTGTGGAAAATGGGATTGGCTCGGCATTGACAGATTCGTTCGAGTATTTTTCTCGTTTCTCAATCGATATACACGAGAATTTGCTCAAAGAAGTCTTGTCTGCATTGGCATGGGCGCCTCCACGAACTCAAGAAGGCATTTCCAAGTTGAAATCTACCAATTCTCTACACTGCATGGCATTGTTTTTGAACGAGGAGGATCTTCTCACGAGGCGAAACGCCATTTCAGTATTGAAAGAGCTGGTTTGTGCAGATCAAGATTATATTGATCGCTTAAAGCGAATTGATGGCATTGAAGAAAAACTGTTCCAGATTTTGGAAGTCCCCATTTGCCCGAAAGCAACAGAGGCATGCCTTGTGGTTATTCACCACATGATGGTATTTGAAAAGACGACTGGTGGCCTAATCATATCGAAGTTTATTCAAATGGGGCTGATTCCTTTGATCCTTGAACTTCTTGTTGATGGTGATAGAGGCGTTTGTGACAAGGCGCTAGTGGTTTTGGACCGTTTATGCAACGCAAAAGAGGGGAAGGACATAGTGCACGACAACGCGCTATCTATTCCATTGCTTGTGAAGAAGATCTTACATGTATCAGATGCCGCAACAGATTTATCTATTTCGATTCTGTACAAGTTAATCTCTGGAGAAAATGGCAGTTGTAATGGTGTGGTTGAGGCTGTGAAACTTGGAGCTTTTCAGAAACTGCTGGTTGTGCTACAAGTTGGCTGTGGGAAAAGAACCAAAGAGAAGATCACTGAGTTGTTTAAAATGATGAATATGTTCAGAGATGAGGTAGATTGCTTTGAATCATATGTGGGATTCAAGTATCTTAAAATACCcaattga
- the LOC140980774 gene encoding glutamine synthetase nodule isozyme-like yields MSLLSDLVNFNLSEYTDKIIAEYIWIGGSGIDIRSKARTLPGPVSDLSKLPKWNYDGSSSGQAPGEDSEVIIYPQAIFKDPFRRGNNILVLCDCYTPSGDPIPTNKRYNAAKIFGHPDLQAEEPWYGIEQEYTLLQKNVNWPLGWPIGGYPGPQGPYYCGVGADKAFGRDIVDAHYKACLYAGINITGVNGEVMPGQWEFQVGPSVGIAASDEVWIARYILERITEIAGVVLSFDSVPIQGDWNGAGAHTNYSTKSMRKEGGYEVIKKAIEKLGLRHKEHIAAYGEGNERRLTGRHETADINTFEWGVASRGGSIRVGRDTEKEGKGYFEDRRPASNMDPYIVTSMIAETTLLGKP; encoded by the exons ATGTCGTTGCTCTCGGATCTCGTCAACTTCAACCTCTCAGAATACACTGATAAGATCATTGCAGAGTATATATG GATTGGTGGCTCTGGAATTGACATCAGGAGTAAGGCAAGG ACTCTTCCGGGACCTGTTTCCGATCTTTCAAAACTTCCCAAGTGGAACTACGATGGGTCGAGTTCAGGCCAAGCTCCAGGAGAAGACAGTGAAGTCATCATTTA TCCTCAAGCAATATTCAAGGATCCATTCAGGAGGGGAAATAACATATTA GTGCTGTGTGATTGTTACACTCCTTCTGGCGACCCGATTCCAACGAACAAGAGATATAATGCTGCCAAGATTTTCGGCCATCCTGACCTCCAAGCCGAAGAACCATG GTATGGTATTGAGCAAGAATACACACTTTTGCAAAAGAATGTTAATTGGCCTCTTGGATGGCCTATTGGTGGTTATCCTGGACCTCAG GGGCCATATTACTGTGGTGTTGGAGCCGACAAAGCTTTTGGACGTGATATAGTCGATGCACACTACAAGGCATGCCTTTATGCTGGAATCAACATTACTGGCGTCAATGGTGAAGTGATGCCCGGCCAG TGGGAATTCCAAGTTGGACCCTCTGTTGGTATTGCTGCATCTGATGAGGTGTGGATTGCTCGTTACATTCTCGAG AGGATCACTGAGATTGCTGGGGTGGTGCTATCTTTTGATTCCGTACCTATTCAG GGCGACTGGAATGGAGCTGGAGCTCACACTAATTACAg CACGAAGTCAATGAGGAAGGAGGGAGGATACGAAGTCATCAAGAAGGCTATTGAAAAGCTAGGACTGAGGCACAAGGAGCACATTGCTGCTTATGGAGAAGGCAACGAGCGTCGACTAACAGGAAGACACGAAACTGCTGACATCAACACCTTTGAATGG GGGGTTGCAAGCCGTGGTGGTTCCATCCGCGTTGGTCGAGACACTGAGAAAGAAGGCAAAGGATACTTCGAGGACAGGAGGCCAGCTTCGAATATGGACCCGTACATCGTTACATCCATGATTGCAGAAACAACATTGCTTGGGAAGCCCTGA
- the LOC140975841 gene encoding potassium channel SKOR — MSFKQKPPQVDGNTGGEDDERDAVDGGDEYVMEEFRDRFESSRDSRFTLMENELSAQRKFSRQSVINGLRDLSQGFFIHPDNKWYKAWEKFILIWAIYSSFFTPMEFGFFRGLPKNLLFLDIAGQVAFLFDIILQFFVAYRDSHSYKLVHKRTPVALRYLKSHFIFDLLGCMPWDIIYKAVGRKEEVRYLLWIRLTRVRKVTSFFQVMEKDIRINYLFTRIVKLLAVELYCTHTAACIFYYLATTLPEEKEGYTWIGSLKMGDYSYSHFREIDLWNRYTTSLYFAIVTMATVGYGDIHAVNLREMIFVMIYVSFDMILGAYLIGNMTALIVKGSKTERYRDKTTDLMKYMNRNKLGRDLRNQIKGHLRLQYESSYTDAAVLQDIPISIRAKISQTLYKSYVENIPLFKDCSLEFINQTVTKVHEEFFLPGEVIMEQGNVVDQLYFVCDGVLEEVGIGADGLEDTVSLLKPNSLFGEISILCNVPQPYTVRVRELCRLLRIDKQSFSSILEIYFHDGRKILTNLLELKESNIRVKQLESDITFHIGKHEAGLALRVNSAAYFGDLNQLKSLIRAGADPNKRDYDGRSALHLAAARGFEDITNFLLQEGADVNAADNSGSTPILEAIKNGHDKVASLLSREGALLKIVNAGSFLCSVVAKGESDLLRRVLTYGMDPNTEDYDNRTPLHVACSQGYYMMAKLLLDAGASVFAKDRWGNTAVDEARMSGNKNMIRLLDEAKATQSSRFPDLSEEVTDKAHQKKCTVFPFHPWHPQEGRKHGLVMWVPWSIEDLIEVASKKLELPDPSSYCILSEDAGKILDVDLITDGQLLYMINEQTNATP; from the exons ATGTCGTTCAAGCAGAAACCGCCGCAGGTGGATGGGAATACAGGCGGAGAAGACGACGAAAGGGATGCGGTTGACGGGGGAGATGAGTACGTGATGGAGGAATTCAGGGACCGATTCGAATCATCGAGAGACAGCCGATTCACGTTGATGGAGAATGAGTTGTCCGCTCAGAGGAAGTTTAGCAGGCAGAGCGTCATTAATGGCCTCAGAGATCTCTCCCAAGGATTCTTCATCCATCCCGATAACAA GTGGTACAAGGCATGGGAGAAATTCATACTGATCTGGGCAATTTACTCATCTTTCTTCACACCAATGGAGTTTGGCTTCTTTCGAGGGCTGCCTAAGAATCTTTTATTCTTAGACATTGCCGGTCAAGTGGCTTTCCTTTTTGACATTATCTTGCAATTCTTTGTGGCTTACAGAGATAGTCATTCCTACAAATTAGTCCACAAGCGTACCCCAGTAGCCCTTCG GTATCTCAAATCCCATTTCATATTTGACCTTCTAGGTTGTATGCCCTGGGATATTATCTATAAG GCTGTTGGTAGAAAAGAAGAGGTCCGTTACCTTCTATGGATTAGATTGACTCGAGTTCGTAAAGTTACCAGTTTCTTCCAGGTGATGGAAAAGGATATCAGAATAAATTACCTTTTCACAAGGATAGTGAAACTTCTTGCTGTGGAACTCTATTGCACCCATACAGCAGCTTGTATCTTCTACTACTTAGCTACTACTCTCCCCGAAGAAAAGGAAGGCTACACATGGATTGGGAGTTTGAAAATGGGGGATTATAGTTATTCTCATTTTAGAGAGATTGATCTCTGGAATCGATATACCACTTCTCTATATTTTGCCATCGTAACCATGGCAACCGTAG GGTATGGAGATATACATGCAGTCAATTTGAGGGAAATGATATTTGTTATGATATATGTCTCTTTCGACATGATTCTTGGCGCATATTTGATTGGTAACATGACGGCCTTGATTGTAAAAGGATCGAAAACAGAAAGATATAGGGACAAAACAACAGATCTTATGAAATATATGAACAGAAACAAACTGGGAAGGGATCTCCGTAATCAAATAAAAGGTCACTTGCGTCTACAATATGAAAGCAGCTACACTGATGCTGCTGTTCTCCAAGATATCCCAATTTCCATTCGTGCAAAG ATATCCCAGACCCtgtacaaatcatatgttgagaATATTCCTCTTTTCAAGGACTGCTCCTtagaattcatcaatcaaact GTAACTAAGGTCCATGAAGAATTTTTCCTGCCGGGAGAAGTGATAATGGAACAGGGAAATGTTGTAGATCAactttattttgtttgtgatgGCGTTCTG GAAGAAGTTGGCATTGGAGCAGATGGATTAGAAGATACAGTCTCTCTTCTGAAGCCCAACAGCTTGTTCGGAGAGATTTCCATTCTTTGTAACGTCCCCCAGCCATATACTGTTCGAGTTCGTGAGCTGTGTCGACTCCTGCGGATTGATAAACAATCTTTTTCGAGTATTCTTGAGATATATTTTCACGATGGCCGAAAAATATTAACTAACTTGCTGGAG CTCAAAGAATCAAATATTCGTGTGAAGCAACTGGAGTCCGATATTACATTCCATATTGGAAAACATGAGGCTGGGCTAGCTTTGAGAGTGAATAGTGCAGCTTATTTTGGTGATTTGAATCAACTAAAAAGCCTGATTAGAGCTGGAGCTGATCCCAACAAGAGAGATTATGATGGCAGATCAGCCTTG CATCTTGCTGCAGCTAGAGGATTCGAAGATATTACTAATTTCCTTCTACAAGAAGGTGCGGACGTCAATGCTGCAG ATAATTCTGGAAGCACACCAATACTTGAAGCCATCAAGAACGGGCATGACAAAGTTGCTTCTTTGCTTTCCAGAGAAGGGGCGTTATTAAAAATAGTTAATGCTGGTAGTTTCTTGTGCTCTGTGGTTGCGAAAGGCGAGTCAGATTTGCTCAGAAGGGTGTTAACTTATGGCATGGATCCGAACACTGAAGATTATGATAATCGAACACCACTTCATGTAGCTTGTTCTCAAGGATATTATATGATGGCTAAGCTGCTTTTGGACGCAGGAGCCAGCGTTTTCGCCAAGGACAG ATGGGGGAACACAGCAGTTGATGAGGCGAGAATGTCCGGAAACAAAAACATGATTAGGCTCTTGGACGAAGCAAAGGCAACTCAATCATCCAGATTTCCTGATCTTTCTGAAGAGGTTACAG ATAAAGCACACCAAAAGAAATGCACCGTGTTCCCTTTTCATCCATGGCATCCCCAGGAGGGTCGAAAACATGGCCTAGTAATGTGGGTTCCTTGGAGCATTGAAGATCTGATTGAAGTAGCTTCAAAGAAGCTAGAGTTGCCAGATCCATCTAGTTATTGTATTCTATCAGAAGATGCAGGGAAAATCCTTGATGTGGATTTGATTACGGATGGTCAATTGTTGTACATGATCAATGAACAAACGAATGCCACACCGTGA